In Mycobacteriales bacterium, the genomic stretch TCACAACGACTTGCCAGGCGCCTGCTGCCCGACCGCGAGGGCGCGGTCGCCGCACTCGCCGCCTCCATCATCGGGATCAGCGGCGTCGTCGTCGTTGCTGAGCTGGTCGGAGTGGTCGACGGGTTGCGGCGGTGGCCGTTCGCGGTCGTGAGCGCCGCCGTGGCGGCCGGGGTGGCGTACGTCGGCCGCGGGCCCGATCCCTCACGTGCCCTGCGGCTGCGGCTGCCGCGCTCGCACGCGGCACGGTTGATGCTGGCCTGCGTCGGGGTGTGCGTGATCGCGACCTCCGCGTCGCTGCTCGGCCGCGACGCCGCCGTCGTCGGCACCGGCCCGCTCGACCTCGACAGCCTGCACTACCACCTCAGCCAGGCCGCGCAGATGGTCCAGGTCCACAACATCGACCACCTGCACCACACCGCGTCGTCGGACGGCACCGTCTACTACCCGTACGACGCGGAGCTGCTCGACGCGGTCGGCATGCTCGGGCCGCGCCCGGACATCGCGATCTTCGGGCTGAACCTGCTGTTCGGCTGGCTCGCTCTGCTCGCGTGCTGGGTGATCGGAGCGAGGTGGTCGCGCGGCGCTCCCGCGCTCGCCGCCGGGGCGGCGGTGCTGGCGCTGCCCATCGTCTCCCGGGCGAGCTCAGGCCCGGGCCTCAACGACATCCCGGCCATGGCGTTCGTGCTCAGCGCCGTCGCGCTCGTCGCCGGCGTCGGCCTGCCCCGCGGATCGCGTGACCGCCGGGCGTGGGGGGCCGAGCTCGCCGTGGCCGGCGCGGCGCTCGGGCTGGCCGCCGGCACCAAGCTGAACGCGCTGCCCGTGGTGATCCTGGTTGCCGTCGTGGTGGTCGTGCTTGCCACGTCGGACCGCCGGGTGGCCGTCCTCGCGCTGGTTGCTCCGTCGGTGCTGACCGGGGGTTTCTGGTACGTCCGCGACTGGATCGCGGTCGGTTCGCCGGTGCCGGACCTGAACCTGACCGTCGCGGGACACGGCTTCCACGTCGTGCCGTACCCGGAGGTGAAGCCGTACGCCTACACGGTCGCGCACTACCTCGACAACGGCACCGTCATCCGCAACTGGTTCGAGCCCGGCCTGCGCGCAGTGTGGACCGGACAGTGGCGCGTCGTCGGCGTCCTGATCGTCCTCGGCGTCGTGGTCTCGCTGTTCGACCGGTCGTGGCTGCGCCGCCTGCTCGCGATCGTCGTGGCGATCGGCTTCGTCGCCTATGCGGTGACGCCGACCACGGCGATCGGCGATCCCAACGCCCCCGTCTTGTTCGCCACGAACACCCGCTACGCGCTGCCGTCGATCGTGCTCGCCATCGTGCTGCTCGCGTCCTCGCCTCGGCTACGCCGGCTCGCGCCGGTGCTGACCCTCGGCTTCACCGTGCTGACCGTCGTGCTGATCGACCAGCAGAAGCTGCCGCAGCAGATCGACTACGCCGTCGGGATCGCGATCGCGATCGTGCTCGTCCTGCTGTTGCTCGGCGCCTGCGACCTGCGCCAGCACAGCCGCGCGGCGCTGCCGGCGGTGATGGCGTCGGCGATTGCGGTGGTGGCGGTCGTGGGTGGGGTCGCGGCGGTGCAGCGGCACTACGTGCAGGACCGGTACGCCGCGAACACGCCGGAGGACAAGCTGTTCCGGCTGGTCGGCGGGTTCCGCGACGTACGAATCGGGGTCGCCGGCCACGGCCTGGAGTACCCGCTCTACGGTCGCGACTTCACCAACGTCGTGAACTACATCGGGGTGAGCGCGCCGAGCCACGCCTTCGACGGGCCGACGTCCTGCCAGGAGCTGCTACGCGTGCTCGCCGAGCAGCACGACGACTACGCCGTGGTGGAGCCGCTGCCGGTCGAGCACACCGACCGCATCGACCGTTGGCTGTCGGGGATTCCCGGGGTGAGCGAGATCTTCCCCGGCTACATCGGCCACGTCTATCGGCTGCCCGCCACCATCCCGGCAGACGGGTGTCTCGCCTCCGAGTAGCGGCCGGTCAGGACTCGACCGCGACGCCGGCGCCGATCTCGGCCATGACCTCGTCCCCCGCGCCGGCGATGCCGGCCTCGACGGACTCCGCGGTGCCCTGAATGCGGCCCTCGACCGTGTCCGATCCGCGCAACCCGGAGCAGATGGCGCCGACGAAGCTCACCCCGGCGGCCATGAGCATGGCCAGGTGCAGGCCGTGTCCGAACGGTCCGGTGATCAGCGACGGGAAGAAGCTGCGCCCGGTCAGGTAGTGGTAGTGCGCGGCGGTGACGTGGGCGTGAGCGGCGGAGCCGATCAGCTGCTGGATCGGGTTGTAGCCGAGGAACGCCGCGAACAGGATGCCGATCGGTGGCAGGTGGGCGATGGTGTGCGCCTGTCCCGCCGGCATCCCCTGGCCGACCAGACCGCTCTCCAGCGCATGGGGCAGGCGCGACGCGAGCCCGAGCGTGATCACCGTGAAGAACACGCCGATCGAGAGCACCTGCGCGCTGTTCTGGAACGTGTTGAGCATCCCGGCCCCGGCGCCCCGCTGCGACGCGGGCACGGAGTTCATGACGCTGGCGATGTTCGGCGCGAAGAACAGCCCGAGGGACAGCCCCATCACGAGCAGCAGCAGCGCGAACCACACGTAGCTGAAGTTCATCGGCATCAGGTCGAAGAACAGGAAGCACACGCCGGACAGCGCCATGCCCGCGGTGGCGAACGGCTTCGCGCCGAACCGGTCGGTCAACCGCCCGGACACCGGTCCGGAGATCAGGAAGCCGACCGTGAGCGGGACCATGTAGATGCCCGCCCACAGCGGCGTGCGCTCGAAGGAGTAGCCGTGCTGGGGCAGCCAGATCCCCTGTAGCCAGATGATCAGCGTGAACATCAACCCGCCGCGCGACAGACCCGCGAGCAGACCGGTGACGTTGCCCATCGTGAACGTCCGGCTCCGGAACAGGTGCAGCCGGAACATCGGGTCCTTGACGTGGTTCTCCACGACGATGAACACGGCAAGGATCGCCAGACCGCCGAACGCGCACGCCAGCACGAACGGCTTGGTCCAGCCCATGGTGTGACCGCCGTACGGCTCGAGGCCGTACACGATCGACAGCAGCACGCCCACGAGTCCGGCCGCGAACAGGATGTTGCCGACCCAGTCGATCTTGGCCGGGGTGCGCACCCCGTTGTCACGCAGCTTCAGGTAGGACCAGACGGTCCCGAACAGCCCCAGGGGCACCGAGATGATGAACACCAGGCGCCAGGTGACCGGCGCCAGCAGACCGCCGAGCACGAGGCCGATGAACGAGCCGCTGATCGCGGCGACACCGTTGATCGACAGCGCGAGCCCGCGCTCCTTCTCGGCGAACGCGTCGGTGACGATCGCCGAGGAGTTCGCGAGGATGCACGCGCCGCCGACGCCCTGACCGAGTCGCATCAGCACGATCCACAGCGCCGCGTGCGTGCCCGTCATCCAGGTGACCGACAGCAGGATCGAGAACGCGGTGAAGATCGCGAAGCCGAGGTTGAACATCTTGACGCGCCCGTAGATGTCGCCGACGCGACCGAGGCTCACCACCAGCACGCTCGTGACCAGCAGGAACCCCATCAGGATCCACAGGAAGTACGGCGTGTTGCCGGGGGCGAGCGGGTTGAGCTTGATGCCGCGGAAGATGTCGGGCAGGGCGATCATCAGGATCGAACTGTTGATCGTCGCCATGAGGATGCCGAGCGTCGTGTTCGACAGCGCGATCCACTTGTACGGGATGCGTCCGGTGGCGGGTGCAGCGGTGCTGGACAACAGGAGTCCTCGGAGTCGGGCTGATATTTAGCCTACGAAACTATTATTGCACAGTAGCCTGACGGCCGTGGCAGCCATGAGCACCCCGCGGGTTCGTCCCGCGCTGTGGAGCCGGCGCACGGTTGACCTGTGCCGGGTCGCCGCCTGCCTCTGTCTGGCCTGACGAATCCGGCCACTTCGTCACCCGCGGTACGCGGGGCGACCCCTCTTTCGTGCACGTTTCCCCTTTCAACCTTTCAAAGGAGTGTTGGCTACATGGCTCGCAACGACGTACTCGTCGACGCGGACTGGGTCGAGGCGCACCTCGACGACCCCAAGGTCGTCCTGGTCGAGGTCGACGAGGACACCGCGGCGTACGACAAGAACCACATCCGCAACGCAGTGCGGATCGACTGGAAGCGCGACCTGCAGGACCCGGTCCGTCGCGACTTCGTCAGCAAGGAGCAGTTCGAGGCGCTGCTGTCGGAGCGCGGCATCGCCAACGACGACACGGTCGTCCTGTACGGCGGGAACAACAACTGGTTCGCGTCGTACGCGTACTGGTACTTCAAGCTCTACGGCCACTCCGACGTCAAGCTGATGGACGGCGGCCGCAAGAAGTGGGAGCTCGACAGCCGTGAGCTGGTCGCCGAGCAGCCGAACCGCCCGGCCACGTCGTACCGCGCCTCGGAGCCGAACAACGACATCCGCGCCTTCCGCGACGAGGTCGTCGCCGCGATCGGGGTCAAGAACCTCGTCGACGTCCGCTCGCCCGACGAGTTCTCCGGGAAGCTCCTCGCGCCGGCGCACCTGCCGCAGGAGCAGTCGCAGCGCGCGGGCCACGTGGCCAGCGCGGTCAACATCCCGTGGAGCAAGGCGGCCAACGAGGACGGCACGTTCCGCTCCGACGACGAGCTGACTGAGCTCTACAAGAGCGAAGGGGTCGACTTCGGCAAGGAGACCATCGCCTACTGCCGGATCGGTGAGCGCAGCGCGCACACCTGGTTCGTGCTGCACGAGCTGCTCGACCAGAGCGGCGTGAAGAACTACGACGGCTCGTGGACCGAGTACGGGTCGCTCGTCGGTGTGCCGATCGAGAAGGACGTCTGAGACATGTGTGGAGCACCTGACCAGGCGACGATCAGTCGCGAAGGAATCCCGAGCGGCGAGACCGTGATCCAGGGTATCGTCTACCAGGGCGACGCGCCGGTCTCCGGCGGCTACGTCCGGCTGCTCGAGGCGGGCGGCGAGTTCACCGCTGAGGTGATCACGTCGGCGACCGGCCAGTTCCGCTTCTTCGTCAAGCCGGGGACGTGGAACGTGCGCGTCATCCCCGGCGGCGGCCACGAGGGCGGCGACGCCAAGGTGGACGTGTCCGAGGGCGAGATCAGCGAGGTGCGGATCTCGGTCTGAGGACCGTGGCTTCTCGGCGTTGGCCGCTCATCCGGTTTGCCGGACGGGCGGCCTTCGTCGTTGGTCGGTAACAATGTGCGGGTGTCCGACGACCGGGTGGCGCCCGCGGCCAGCCCGGTGGCGACGCTCGTCGCCGAAGGTCACGCCGGGGGACAGCGTCCGTCGCTGAAGGAATCGCTGGTGCGCTTCCTCGTCACCGGCGTGTGCAGCCTCGGGGCGGACTTCGCGTTCCTGTACGGCCTGCACTCCGGCGCCGGCACGTCCCTCACTCTGGCCACGGTCGTCGGGTCCCTGGCCGCGGTGATCGTCAACTACACGCTCAACCGCAACTGGACGTTCCAGGCGACCGCGTCGCACGGCTCCGTGGTCGGGCCGTACTTGCTGATGGTCGCCGTCAACGTGGGATCCACGCTGCTGATCGTGCGTGGGCTGACCCACCTCGGGCTCTACTACCTCGTCAGCAAGCTGGTGGCGGTGGCCGTCAACGCCGTACTCAACTTCGTGAGCGCCCGCTACTGGGTGTTCAAGTACTAGCGAGCGAATGCCCGTCCGCTCGGTCAGCGGGGTTGCATGCGGATGCCGGCGTCCAGCCGTACTGACTCCGCGTTGAAGTAGCTGTTGCGCAGCATCTCCAGCGCCAGCGTCGCGTACTCCTCGGCCTGGCCGAGCCGCTTCGGGAACAGCACCTGCTTGCCGAGGTTCGCCTTGAACTCCTCGGCCCCCGGACCCTCGCCGTAGATCGGGGTGTCGATCAGGCCGGGCAGGATCGTGTTGACCCGTACGCCGATCGCCGACAGGTCGCGTGCCACCGGCAGCGTCATGCCGACGATGCCGCCCTTGGACGACGAGTACGCCGCCTGGCCGATCTGCCCGTCCTCGGCCGCGACGGACGCGGTGAGCACGATCGCGCCGCGACCGCCGTCGGCGTCGGGCGCGTTGCGGCTCATCGCGGTGGCCGCGATCCGGACGCAGTCGAAGCTGCCGGTCAGGTTGATCGCGATCACGAGCTTGTACATGTCGAGGTTGAACGCCGAGGCGTACTCGCCGTCCTTGCCCACGGTGCGCTGTGCCGACCCGATCCCCGCGCAGCACACCAGAGAGCGCAACGGCGCCATGCCGACCGCGGTGTCGACCGCTTCGATGATCTGGTCGGTGTTGGTCACGTCGGTGTGGACGAACACGCCGCCGATCTCCTTGGCGAGCGTCTCGCCCTTGTCGTCCTGGACGTCCGCGACCACGACGCCCACCCCCTGCTGAGCGAGCAGGCGAGACGTCGCGGCGCCGAGCCCGGAGGCGCCACCGGTGACAACGGCCGAGGTCTGGTTCAGATCCATGCCGGGAAACCTATCGGGCGTCCGTTTCAGGTCGCCGCACTAGCCTGCTCGTCGTGCCAGGCAGCGTTCGCGAGCAGTGGCAGGAGCGAGCCGGCACCATCGCCATCGCCATCGTGGTGACCGTGCTGATCGCCGTCGGTGCGCTGATCGCGAGTCGTGGCGGGTCGAGCCCGTCAAGCGCTGTTCCCACGACGACCAGCCCGCCGCAAGCCCTGCCGGTCGGCGCCTCGCTTCGCCCGGCCGAGCTGCTCAAAGGCGCCGCGTCGGACTTCGAGGGCGGCACCGGCGACTGGATCGCCGACGCGGCGTCGCTGACCCTTGCCGCGGGCGGCTACCAGAGCTCCGGGTCGTTGTCGGTGGCGCCGGCGGGCGGCACGTCGCCCACCACGGCACCCACGGACACCGCCAGCCCCGCGGACGGCAGCGACCTCGACGTACCCGCGCTGACCGCCTGGTCGCCCGAGCAGGACGCCTCCGCCGGCGACCGGTTCGTGGGCAACGCCTACGTCAAGACCGCGTCCGGGGACAGCATCGTGCAGCTCGAGATGCGGTTCATCGACGCGGCGGGCAACGTCACCGACACCGAGTACGGCGAGCCGGTGCGCGACACCGAGCGATGGGGCCAGCCACCGGTGGTCGCCGCGATCTCGCCGAAGGGAACGACCCACGTCGAGCTCGGCGTGTCCTTCCCTGCCTCGACCGCGGCGTCGGACCAGTACGTCGACCAGGCGACCCTCGCCGAGACGCCCGGCGGCCACGCGCGCGTCGTCGGCCCGCTGACCACGCGCGGCAACCAGATCCTCGACGGCAACGGGCAGCCGCTGATCCTGCGGGGCATGCAGCGGTTCGGTCTCGAAGGCGGCTCGAAGAACCCGCTGCCGACCGAGGCCGAGATCGCGCAGCTGTCGATGTGGGGAGCCAACGAGGTCCGGATCTCCCTCGGCGAGCAGCTGTGGCTCCAGACGTCCTGCTACTACCAGGCCGACTACCCGCAGGAGGTCGACAAGGTCGTCAACTGGGTGACCTCGCGCGGCATGGTCGCGCTGATCAACCTGCACTTCTCCACCGCGGGCGACTGCCGGCCTCCGACGCTGACCCCGATGGCCGACTCGCCGGGCTCGCTGACGTTCTGGCAGGAGGTCGCGACCCGCTACCAGAGCAACCCGCTCGTCGCGTTCGACCTGTTCAACGAGCCGTACGTGCCGCAGTCGATCTGGCTCAACGGCGGCGCCTTCACCTTCGACGGTCATGGTGTCGCCGCTGCGGGAATGCAGCAGCTCTACGACGCGGTGCGCAACACCGGGGCCAAGAACCTGATCGTCGTCAGCGGGCTGAACTACGCCAGCGAAGCGCCGACCGCGTTCGTCGACGGCGTCAACCTCGCCTACGGCGTCCACGCCTACACCTGCCCGCAGGCGCCCCCGCCGCACTGCACCAAGGCCTACGCCGCCGACCCGTACGACCCGTCCCCGATCCTCGACCGCTGGCTGCCGCTGGCGAAGGACCACCCGCTGATCATCAGCGAGTTCGGGTTCCCCAACGGCGACAACAGCGTCTACAACGCCAACCTCGTCGGCTACGCCACGGCGCACGACCTGGGCTGGAGCGCGTTCGCGTGGGACGGCGGCACGGACGGGCTGTTCGACCTGGTGCAGAGCCGCCCGGCCTCCGACGGCACGACCATCGAGCCCAACGCCGCCGGCATGCCCCTGGTCGCCGCCTACG encodes the following:
- a CDS encoding MFS transporter; this translates as MSSTAAPATGRIPYKWIALSNTTLGILMATINSSILMIALPDIFRGIKLNPLAPGNTPYFLWILMGFLLVTSVLVVSLGRVGDIYGRVKMFNLGFAIFTAFSILLSVTWMTGTHAALWIVLMRLGQGVGGACILANSSAIVTDAFAEKERGLALSINGVAAISGSFIGLVLGGLLAPVTWRLVFIISVPLGLFGTVWSYLKLRDNGVRTPAKIDWVGNILFAAGLVGVLLSIVYGLEPYGGHTMGWTKPFVLACAFGGLAILAVFIVVENHVKDPMFRLHLFRSRTFTMGNVTGLLAGLSRGGLMFTLIIWLQGIWLPQHGYSFERTPLWAGIYMVPLTVGFLISGPVSGRLTDRFGAKPFATAGMALSGVCFLFFDLMPMNFSYVWFALLLLVMGLSLGLFFAPNIASVMNSVPASQRGAGAGMLNTFQNSAQVLSIGVFFTVITLGLASRLPHALESGLVGQGMPAGQAHTIAHLPPIGILFAAFLGYNPIQQLIGSAAHAHVTAAHYHYLTGRSFFPSLITGPFGHGLHLAMLMAAGVSFVGAICSGLRGSDTVEGRIQGTAESVEAGIAGAGDEVMAEIGAGVAVES
- a CDS encoding sulfurtransferase codes for the protein MARNDVLVDADWVEAHLDDPKVVLVEVDEDTAAYDKNHIRNAVRIDWKRDLQDPVRRDFVSKEQFEALLSERGIANDDTVVLYGGNNNWFASYAYWYFKLYGHSDVKLMDGGRKKWELDSRELVAEQPNRPATSYRASEPNNDIRAFRDEVVAAIGVKNLVDVRSPDEFSGKLLAPAHLPQEQSQRAGHVASAVNIPWSKAANEDGTFRSDDELTELYKSEGVDFGKETIAYCRIGERSAHTWFVLHELLDQSGVKNYDGSWTEYGSLVGVPIEKDV
- a CDS encoding DUF1416 domain-containing protein, encoding MCGAPDQATISREGIPSGETVIQGIVYQGDAPVSGGYVRLLEAGGEFTAEVITSATGQFRFFVKPGTWNVRVIPGGGHEGGDAKVDVSEGEISEVRISV
- a CDS encoding GtrA family protein: MSDDRVAPAASPVATLVAEGHAGGQRPSLKESLVRFLVTGVCSLGADFAFLYGLHSGAGTSLTLATVVGSLAAVIVNYTLNRNWTFQATASHGSVVGPYLLMVAVNVGSTLLIVRGLTHLGLYYLVSKLVAVAVNAVLNFVSARYWVFKY
- a CDS encoding SDR family NAD(P)-dependent oxidoreductase, which encodes MDLNQTSAVVTGGASGLGAATSRLLAQQGVGVVVADVQDDKGETLAKEIGGVFVHTDVTNTDQIIEAVDTAVGMAPLRSLVCCAGIGSAQRTVGKDGEYASAFNLDMYKLVIAINLTGSFDCVRIAATAMSRNAPDADGGRGAIVLTASVAAEDGQIGQAAYSSSKGGIVGMTLPVARDLSAIGVRVNTILPGLIDTPIYGEGPGAEEFKANLGKQVLFPKRLGQAEEYATLALEMLRNSYFNAESVRLDAGIRMQPR
- a CDS encoding glycoside hydrolase family 5 protein, which gives rise to MPGSVREQWQERAGTIAIAIVVTVLIAVGALIASRGGSSPSSAVPTTTSPPQALPVGASLRPAELLKGAASDFEGGTGDWIADAASLTLAAGGYQSSGSLSVAPAGGTSPTTAPTDTASPADGSDLDVPALTAWSPEQDASAGDRFVGNAYVKTASGDSIVQLEMRFIDAAGNVTDTEYGEPVRDTERWGQPPVVAAISPKGTTHVELGVSFPASTAASDQYVDQATLAETPGGHARVVGPLTTRGNQILDGNGQPLILRGMQRFGLEGGSKNPLPTEAEIAQLSMWGANEVRISLGEQLWLQTSCYYQADYPQEVDKVVNWVTSRGMVALINLHFSTAGDCRPPTLTPMADSPGSLTFWQEVATRYQSNPLVAFDLFNEPYVPQSIWLNGGAFTFDGHGVAAAGMQQLYDAVRNTGAKNLIVVSGLNYASEAPTAFVDGVNLAYGVHAYTCPQAPPPHCTKAYAADPYDPSPILDRWLPLAKDHPLIISEFGFPNGDNSVYNANLVGYATAHDLGWSAFAWDGGTDGLFDLVQSRPASDGTTIEPNAAGMPLVAAYALNWPAQP